The following proteins are co-located in the Besnoitia besnoiti strain Bb-Ger1 chromosome Unknown contig00007, whole genome shotgun sequence genome:
- a CDS encoding uncharacterized protein (encoded by transcript BESB_070570), producing MDSSFASEAQCMSPSTSSSSDARRASPVPSEPADPEAADDLPLLGFSFAPGLPRAETLSGAAAPATPPPRSTLFSTGGASEGAAQPGERGREAERPAAHDERRPRGGGSGGELPPQERGRNRPDAPLSPLPDASERDSFFQRRRPTQDGRDGERSPALLSLHYGRESRGKAHWDERSGRGDEEDGEKQDRRGSVASFFSGAGSPRVQAKRLSSTLGGGAFGSSGAARLRPACSPVLSAERREPFGCRDDERHTGSGERESLPPQRARPGGTAGWLAKLSRGSEYYNEAICEIFEERDDEARERRRRTTRHRRRRGSGSGERDSESADELRASSMSQWSASSDWPGAAEDGERGRGRRRTKREDEDRASPAGGSAKSSRSRRASREFWLEARLLDEEGKLRRGAEKRRDGARRERHEDPGALEKTRQSARDERGGRWSTRKLLSRLESRWSMRGRKPPQGGGEGEERVAAGRRRESGGREEGREEGREEGRRDAKGRRERPHEGEAEERRLAAMNRGSLLESGEEDEDERWRTLLPAHRGATRRRRTGQSPAASRATSPRWREAGPEYDLTRSTSSASGFPLAQRASSPPPGAPEGSSPYARRSMGEAERRESIREARSWLSGVSLSALWRRLSPKKRGRAREEARSRSPSYEQESSMRMVFDAGAAPYTHESGAGKRAGMPPGESGDEGSVSGPLRAHGGRERCLGEADVRQLRSAGTEEGEPGVREAKGSVILTVLREDSEAEAREEQTGAPESRMRPHNGEDESRAVDTLEAQRGEEGMPRHQPFLSLAATGERGSPKMAESKLSADPSPPTASPSHLCSLFALGESSSLPLSVRASRLDASKAAASSERPQGGSPFFRVPFLPLASSPPCPAPLSKKPASFSARFRTLSLPFAFFRGTLGRICEEKSEADEATGAASALRTVAEAAEALPAALPAALPLAPLPAQRARPPLRSHVLIQIQNGSHRILELQLAEVLRRIHDQCAADERSELERERHEADRRRRRKARERMDRRRRRQRKLREARDGAEAAAGSGGVAEGEGGREGAERSRTCQETHGEGGEVPEGARRHAGGGSREGQSEGETKAAKKSEAPAARGGDLSGQPSGGMEDVQMTHAEHNADSIPNLSSRRKRASATHGRRRHRDASRSPSLSFSSSSSPPLWSDEESSEASTGSEEAHLGDSLSSSASNCSSEPCRSRPRRRSGRRSPAVSRGASLSSFCSRSSRSSLASASSSASASWDRERPTTLAGCTRHGRRSREAGGRRGSDRCAESRPCIGNLRQRKGDRGELRRRRPARRREASSDDTALFGRHTCRGAPLSSPRAPRHEPSRRRTLLAPGGGFGSPRLRHKGTAVVGSTGRLTYRDCRQAFTDVYPIPSIEVRRHVILVCLPPVTCFVLWNCVYVVMSDELEPDRLISQLSKLTRQYLHLEQAQRKREDRDSSREERRRRRRRRARERRRGSLAAEKPRRGGERGRRELGTHGDEETDTHSDSSSDTTSSSAVSSSESGGARSCREWRRLRNPEGDGEEAGAQREAEQTGTGETKNAAHEKGKSLQVGREPTNGELIDYSIPVVGPLTSILQAEIETAVSKADTSPALVQPPPSLPPSAQSPLGRRSENKPKAPAEPVAPNAPGASPPTAGGGEKGNWGAGGAKTPGARADTQEAGAAVAAVARLPSPCSATQLEDDGGHGGKANTGRTGESHTQGTGKGEPVEDCEVIGPLSYSAWRGKQSEGEEKSRRRRKHESSSRRRRWRRRHSGWGDSPPGSSEQDEGNGHPLPFEFAALECIFFAAFQQLNSDILYLERQFADKRQRTSKKAEVSSILMEGLHSLKEPVGFYQDRVNAFDKAFDELLLNSADLHRMELTNLHKNPHLYDDDPNRDQVNPDLEILLEYFDQEMDQFKVRVRHLKEGIDNTERLISLRLALMRNRLIQWELAAAVVAAGLAIGTCISGLFGMNLENGFEDGKTSSHSVFIAVSGVVTAVALLSILVVVYLIKTIVL from the exons ATGGACAGCTCTTTCGCCTCTGAAGCGCAATGTAT GTCGCCGTCtacctcttcgtcttccgacgcgcgcagagcgtcTCCTGTCCCTTCTGAGCCCGCGGACCCtgaggccgcggacgacTTGCCTCTTTTAGGATTCTCGTTCGCGCCGGGGttgcctcgcgcggagactttgtcaggcgcggcggcgcctgcgacgcctcctccgcgttcgACGCTTTTCTCAactggcggcgcctccgagggcgcggcgcagcctggGGAACGCGGCCGGGAGGCAGAGCGACCGGCAGCGCACGAtgagaggaggccgcgaggagggggcagcggcggcgagcttcCGCCCCAGGAGAGAGGGCGAAACCGACCCGACGCGCCCTTGTCGCCTCTGCCTGATGCCTCTGAAAGAGACTCCTTTTtccagcgcaggcgaccgaCGCAggacggccgcgacggcgagaggtcgccggcgctgctgtcgctgcactacgggcgcgagagccgcggaaaAGCCCACTGGGACGAGCgaagcgggcgaggagacgaggaagacggcgagaagcaggATCGGCGAGGGTCGGTGGCGTCGTTTTTCTCaggcgcgggctcgccgcgagtTCAGGCCAAGAGACTCTCTTCGACGCTGGGGGGGGGAGCCTTcgggagcagcggcgcggcgcgcctgaggcCTGCATGCTCGCCTGTGTTGAGtgccgagcgacgcgagccgtttggctgcagagacgacgaacgCCACACAGGCTCtggggagagggagagctTGCCCCCTCAGCGCGCTCGGCCGGGAGGCACTGCGGGCTGGCTGGCGAAGTTGAGTCGCGGCAGCGAGTACTACAACGAGGCGATCTGCGAGATCTTCGaggagcgcgacgacgaggcccgcgagcgcagacgccgaacGACGCGCCACAGGCGAcgtcgcggcagcggctcggGAGAGCGCGACAGCGAAAGCGCGGAcgagctccgcgcctcgagcaTGTCCCAGTGGAGCGCCTCTTCAGACTGGcctggcgcagcagaagacggcgagagaggacgcgggcgccgccgcaccaaGCGTGAAGACGAAGACCGAGCCAGTCCCGCAGGGGGGTCGGCTAAGTcttcgcgttcgcggcgcgcgtcgcgcgagttctggctggaggcgcggctgctggacgaagaaggaaagctgagacgcggcgcagagaagagacgcgacggcgcgcggagggagcggcaCGAAGACCCAGGAGCACTAGAAAAAACGCGGCAGAGCGCTCGCGatgagcgaggaggccggtGGAGCACGCGCAAGCTTCTTTCGCGCCTCGAGTCGCGCTGGTCGATGCGCGGCCGGAAGCCTCCGCagggtgggggggagggcgaggagcgagtagccgcggggcggagacgcgagagcggaggcagagaggaaggcagagaggaaggcagagaggaaggccggcgagacgcgaaaggcagacgagagagaccgcacgagggagaggcggaggagcgccgcctcgctgcaaTGAACCGCGGGAGTCTCTtggagagcggagaggaggacgaggacgagagGTGGCGGACGCTGCTACCTGCGCATAGAGGCGcaacgcggcgacgacgcacagGTCAGAGtcccgcggcttcgcgagcGACCTCTCCACGctggcgcgaggcggggccTGAATACGATTTGACCCGGTCGACTTCGTCGGCTTCTGGGTTCCCGCTTGCGCAGAgagcttcctcgccgccgcctggtgCCCCTGAGGGGAGTTCGCCCTACGCGCGCCGGTCGATGGGCGAagcggagcggcgcgagagTATCCGTGAGGCGCGGTCGTGGCTAAGCGGCGTGAGTTTAAGCGCCCTCTGGCGAAGGCTGTCTCcgaagaagcgcggcagggcgcgagaggaggcccgctcgcggtcgccgtcaTACGAGCAGGAGTCCTCGATGCGCATGGTGTttgacgccggcgcagcgccatACACACACGAGAGCGGTGCGGGAAAGCGGGCGGGGATGCCACCAggggagagcggagacgaaggcagcgTCAGCGGGCCGCTGAGAGCGCatggcgggcgcgagcgctgcctcggcgaagcagacgtgcggcagctgcgcagtgCCGGcacagaggaaggcgagccaGGAGTTCGCGAAGCGAAGGGCAGCGTGATTTTGACAGTGCTGCGAGAAGActccgaggcggaggcgcgcgaagagcagacaggcgcgccAGAGAGTCGAATGAGGCCGCACAACGGAGAGGACGAATCCCGCGCGGTCGACAcactggaggcgcagaggggagaggaggggaTGCCGCGGCATCAgccttttctgtctctgGCGGCCACGGGGGAAAGGGGATCGCCGAAGATGGCAGAAAGCAAATTGTCTGCGGATCCTTCGCCCCCCaccgcttcgccgtcgcatctctgcagtctcttcgcgctcggcgagTCCTCCTCGCTTCCGTTGTCTgtccgcgcgtctcgcttgGACGCCTCCaaggctgcggcgtcgtctgAGCGCCCGCAGGGAGGCTCGCCTTTCTTCCGCGTGCCTTTCTTGCCCCttgcctcttctccgccgtgtCCCGCGCCCCTCTCAAAGAAGCCTGCTTCGTTCTCAGCGCGGTTCCGGACACTCTCGTTGCCCTTTGCATTCTTCCGGGGAACCTTGGGCCGCAtctgcgaggagaagagcgaaGCTGACGAagcgacaggcgccgcgtccgcgctccGCACTGTCGCcgaagctgcggaggcgctgccggcggcgctgccggcggcgctcccgttggcgccgctgcctgcgcagcgcgcgcgaccgcctctGAGGTCTCACGTGTTGATACAGATCCAGAATGGGTCGCACCGCATTCTCGAGCTCCAGCTTGCGGAAGTGCTTCGCCGCATCCACGACCAGTGCGCTGCGGACGAACGCAGCGAGCTtgagagagagcggcacgAAGCagaccgcaggcgccggaggaaggcgcgcgaacgGATGgaccgacggcgacgaagacagcgaaagctgcgcgaagcgagagacggggcggaggcggcggccggatccggcggagtcgcggagggcgaaggaggaagagaaggagcCGAGCGGAGTCGAACATGCCAGGAGACACACGGTGAAGGCGGGGAGGTCCCGGAAGGAGCCCGTCgtcacgcaggcggcggctcaCGCGAAGGCcagagcgagggagaaacgaaggcggcgaagaagtctgaggcgccggcagcgcgcggcggagacctcTCGGGCCAGCCTTCAGGCGGGATGGAAGACGTTCAGATGACGCACGCGGAGCATAATGCCGACTCGATCCCGAACCTTTcttcgcggaggaagcgggcCTCGGCGACACACGGGAGACGTCGAcaccgcgacgcctcgcggTCACCCTCGTTGTCTTTCTCCtcatcttcttctccgcctctctggtCTGACGAGGAGTCGAGTGAGGCCTCAACGGGCTCTGAAGAGGCCCATCTTGGAGactcgctctcttcgtctgcctcgaaCTGCTCAAGCGAGCCTTGCCGCTcccgtccgcgtcgccgctcggggcggcggagcccagCCGTTTCCCGAGgcgcgtctctttcttcgttttgctcgcgctcttctcggtcgtcgctggcgtctgcctcttcgtccgcctccgcctcgtggGACCGAGAGAGGCCGACGACGCTCGCGGGCTGCACGCGCCACGGGCGCCGttcgagagaggcaggcgggcgcagagggagcgACCGCTGCGCGGAGTCGCGCCCTTGCATCGGGAATCTGAGGCAGCGAAagggcgaccgcggagagcttcgcagaaggcggcccgcgcgacgccgcgaagcgTCGAGCGACGACACTGCGCTGTTCGGAAGGCACACTTGTCGGGGCGCGCCCTTGTCGTCGCCCCGAGCTCCCCGTCATGAGCCCAGTCGAAGACGCACACTCCTGGCGCCGGGAGGCGGCTTCGGCTCGCCCCGCCTGCGGCATAAAGGGACCGCAGTCGTCGGAAGCACTGGACGGCTGACGTATCGAGACTGCCGCCAAGCCTTCACGGACGTCTATCCCATTCCCTCGATTGAGGTGCGACGCCACGTGATTCTCGTCTGTCTGCCGCCAGTCACCTGCTTCGTCTTGTGGAACTGCGTGTACGTCGTGATGAGCGACGAGTTGGAGCCCGACAGACTCATTTCGCAGCTCTCCAAGCTGACGCGGCAGTATCTGCATCttgagcaggcgcagcgaaaacgcgaggaccgcgacagcagcagagaggagcgccgccgcaggcggaggcggcgagcccgcgagagaaggagagggagcCTCGCAGCAGAAaagccgcgacgaggaggcgagagggggCGCCGGGAGCTGGGGACGcacggagacgaggagacagacacgcaTTCGGATTCGTCTTCCGACAccacctcctcctccgcagtgAGCTCCTCAGAGTCAGGCGGagcgcggagctgcagagaatGGAGGAGGTTGAGGAATCCGGAGGGCGATGGTGAAGAGGCTGGGGctcagagagaggcggaacAGACGGGGACGggcgagacgaagaacgcCGCCCACGAAAAGGGAAAGAGTTTGCAAGTTGGCCGCGAACCGACAAACGGCGAGCTGATCGACTACTCCATACCCGTTGTGGGGCCTCTCACGTCTATCCTGCAAGCCGAAATCGAGACCGCTGTAAGTAAAGCAGACACTTCTCCCGCTCTCGTTCAGCCGCCcccgtctctgcctccttcggCGCAGTCCCCGCTcggccgccgaagcgagAACAAACCCAAGGCCCCAGCTGAGCCAGTGGCGCCCAACGCGCCCGGAGCGTCTCCTCCGACCGCGGGTGGTGGCGAGAAAGGAAACTGGGGCGCAGGaggggcgaagacgccgggGGCCCGAGCGGACACGCAAGAGGCGggtgcggccgtcgcggctgTTGCGCGTCTGCCATCGCCTTGTTCTGCCACACAActggaagacgacggaggacACGGCGGGAAAGCGAACACAGGTCGTACAGGCGAGAGCCATACGCAAGGAACTGGCAAAGGTGAACCCGTCGAAGACTGCGAGGTTATTGGTCCTCTGAGTTATTCAGCGTGGAGGGGGAagcagagcgagggagaggaaaagtccaggagaaggcggaagcaCGAGAGTTcttcccgtcgccgccgctggaggcgccgacACTCAGGATGGGGCGACAGCCCACCGGGCTCCAGCGAGCAAGATGAAGGGAACGGACATCCTTTGCCGTTCGAAttcgccgcgctcgagtGCATCTTCTTCGCAGCGTTTCAACAGCTGAACTCAG ACATTCTTTATTTGGAGCGGCAGTTCGCGGACAAGCGGCAACGCACGTCAAAGAAGGCGGAGGTCTCTTCTATCCTGATGGAGGGCTTGCATTCACTCAAAGAGCCCGTGGGCTTCTACCAG GACCGCGTTAACGCCTTTGACAAAGCGTTTGACGAGCTGCTTCTCAACAGCGCAGACCTCCATCGCATGGAGCTAACGAACTTGCACAAGAACCCGCACCTCTACGACGACGACCCGAACCGA GACCAGGTCAATCCCGACCTGGAGATTCTCCTCGAGTACTTTGACCAAGAAATGGACCAG TTCAAGGTGCGCGTCCGACACCTGAAGGAAGGTATCGACAACACAGAGAGGCTgatttctcttcgtctcgcgctcATGCGAAATCGCCTTATTCAGTGGGAGCTCGCAGCggctgtcgtcgccgcaggccttGCCATCGGCACATGCATATCCG GGCTTTTTGGCATGAACTTGGAGAACGGGTTCGAAGACGGAAAGACCTCCAGTCACAGCGTTTTCATCGCTGTCTCTGGCGTCGTaaccgcggtcgcgcttcTGTCCATACTCGTTGTCGTTTACTTGATCAAAACAATCGTGCTCTGA